A stretch of the Paramormyrops kingsleyae isolate MSU_618 chromosome 16, PKINGS_0.4, whole genome shotgun sequence genome encodes the following:
- the LOC140578654 gene encoding uncharacterized protein, with protein MHFIDPRGKFWCIQQPEHHAQMSLHLAPNANCIDSAHNANHVNVLQTNFEYTVYKLNNLEKQNIGLFRVSPVMELAFLMGLFRISPAMELAFLMGLFRVSPVMEQAFLMGLFRVSPVMELAFLMGLFRVSPVIELAFLMGLFRVSPVIELAFLMGLFRVSPVMELAFLMALFRVSPVMELAFLMGLFRVSPVIELAFLMGLFRVSPVIELAFLMGLFRVSPVIELAFLMGLFRVSPVMELAFLMALFRVSPVMELAFLMALFRVSPVMELAFLMALFRVSPVMELAFLMALFRVSPVMELAFLMGLFRVSPVMELAFLMALFRVSPVMKLAFLMALFMVSPVMELAFLMALFRCLASP; from the exons atgcactttattgatcccagggggaaattctggtgcatacagCAGCCAGAACATCATGCACAGATGAGCTTACATTTAGCTCCAAATGCAAACTGCATAGACAGTGCACATAATGCCAACCATGTAAATGTATTGCAAACAAACTTTGAGTACACAGTATACAAATTAAATAACCTGGAAAAACAGAATATT ggtttgttcagggtcagtcctgtgatggagctggccttcctgatgggtTTGTTCAGGATCAGTCCTgcgatggagctggccttcctgatgggtttgttcagggtcagtcctgtgatggagcaggccttcctgatgggtttgttcagggtcagtcctgtgatggagctggccttcctgatgggtttgttcagggtcagtcctgtgatagagctggccttcctgatgggtttgttcagggtcagtcctgtgatagagctggccttcctgatgggtttgttcagggtcagtcctgtgatggagctggccttcctgatggctttgttcagggtcagtcctgtgatggagctggccttcctgatgggtttgttcagggtcagtcctgtgatagagctggccttcctgatgggtttgttcagggtcagtcctgtgatagagctggccttcctgatgggtttgttcagggtcagtcctgtgatagagctggccttcctgatgggtttgttcagggtcagtcctgtgatggagctggccttcctgatggctttgttcagggtcagtcctgtgatggagctggccttcctgatggctttgttcagggtcagtcctgtgatggagctggccttcctgatggctttgttcagggtcagtcctgtgatggagctggccttcctgatggctttgttcagggtcagtcctgtgatggagctggccttcctgatgggtttgttcagggtcagtcctgtgatggagctggccttcctgatggctttgttcagggtcagtcctgtgatgaagctggccttcctgatggcTTTGTTCatggtcagtcctgtgatggagctggccttcctgatggcTTTGTTCAGGTGTTTAGCATCACCCTAG